A single genomic interval of Streptomyces sp. BA2 harbors:
- the glnA gene encoding type I glutamate--ammonia ligase codes for MFQNADDAKKFIADEDVKFVDVRFCDLPGVMQHFTIPAAAFDPNEELAFDGSSIRGFQAIHESDMALRADLSTARVDPFRRDKTVNINFFIHDPITGEQYSRDPRNIAKKAEAYLASTGIADTAYFGPEAEFYVFDNVRFQTSANESFYHIDSEAGAWNTGAVENNRGYKVRYKGGYFPAPPVDHFADLRAEISLELDKNGLQVERQHHEVGTAGQAEINYKFNTLLAAADDLMLFKYIVKNVAWRNGKTATFMPKPIFGDNGSGMHVHQSLWANGDPLFYDEQGYAGLSDTARYYIGGILKHAPSLLAFTNPTVNSYHRLVPGFEAPVNMVYSQRNRSAAMRIPITGSNPKAKRVEFRAPDPSSNPYLAFSALLMAGLDGVKNKIEPPEPIDKDLYELAPEEHAGVAQVPTSLPAVLDALEADNEYLQAGGVFTSDLIETWIDYKRTNEIAPIQLRPHPHEFELYFDI; via the coding sequence ATGTTCCAGAACGCCGACGACGCAAAGAAGTTCATCGCGGACGAGGACGTGAAGTTCGTAGATGTCCGGTTCTGCGACCTGCCCGGAGTGATGCAGCACTTCACGATCCCGGCAGCGGCGTTCGACCCGAACGAGGAGCTCGCCTTCGACGGTTCGTCGATCCGCGGCTTCCAGGCCATCCACGAGTCCGACATGGCGCTGCGCGCGGACCTGTCGACCGCCCGGGTCGACCCCTTCCGCCGCGACAAGACCGTCAACATCAACTTCTTCATCCACGACCCGATCACGGGCGAGCAGTACAGCCGTGACCCGCGGAACATCGCCAAGAAGGCCGAGGCCTACCTCGCGTCCACCGGCATCGCGGACACCGCGTACTTCGGTCCCGAGGCGGAGTTCTACGTCTTCGACAACGTCCGCTTCCAGACGTCGGCGAACGAGAGCTTCTACCACATCGACTCCGAGGCCGGCGCCTGGAACACCGGTGCGGTCGAGAACAACCGTGGCTACAAGGTCCGCTACAAGGGCGGCTACTTCCCCGCCCCGCCGGTCGACCACTTCGCGGACCTCCGCGCGGAGATCTCCCTGGAGCTGGACAAGAACGGCCTCCAGGTCGAGCGCCAGCACCACGAGGTCGGCACGGCCGGCCAGGCGGAGATCAACTACAAGTTCAACACGCTGCTCGCCGCGGCCGACGACCTGATGCTCTTCAAGTACATCGTGAAGAACGTCGCCTGGCGCAACGGGAAGACCGCGACCTTCATGCCGAAGCCGATCTTCGGTGACAACGGCTCGGGCATGCACGTCCACCAGTCGCTGTGGGCCAACGGCGACCCGCTCTTCTACGACGAGCAGGGCTACGCGGGCCTCTCGGACACCGCCCGCTACTACATCGGCGGCATCCTCAAGCACGCCCCGTCGCTGCTCGCCTTCACGAACCCGACGGTGAACTCCTACCACCGCCTGGTCCCGGGCTTCGAGGCTCCGGTCAACATGGTGTACTCGCAGCGCAACCGCTCGGCGGCGATGCGTATCCCGATCACCGGCTCGAACCCGAAGGCCAAGCGCGTCGAGTTCCGCGCGCCGGACCCGTCCTCGAACCCGTACCTGGCGTTCTCGGCGCTCCTGATGGCCGGCCTGGACGGCGTCAAGAACAAGATCGAGCCGCCGGAGCCGATCGACAAGGACCTCTACGAGCTGGCCCCCGAGGAGCACGCGGGCGTCGCCCAGGTCCCGACCTCCCTCCCGGCGGTCCTCGACGCCCTCGAGGCGGACAACGAGTACCTCCAGGCGGGCGGCGTCTTCACGTCCGACCTGATCGAGACGTGGATCGACTACAAGCGCACGAACGAAATCGCCCCGATCCAGCTGCGGCCGCACCCGCACGAGTTCGAGCTGTACTTCGACATTTAA
- a CDS encoding restriction endonuclease, with protein MAANDEWDIKVGDVIKRVDLHQRYGGRRQGGIGPSRVSSNVFAFTDPAKGHRHGYFDGWGEDGCFHYAGEGQIGDQKMTQGNLSILRHQEDGRALRLFRGVSSGMCEYVGEFTLPEEHPYYLTEAPETNGGPVRSVIMFRLRPVTAVPDMRSQLPHTPASETTVSELDVEAQYTERMLVEPSREPYEAERAEAKLLLAFAEYLRLKGHAVHRQRIAPSGVAKFLLTDLYDVTQNRLYEAKGSVARTSIRMAIGQLLDYARFLPQPELALLVPSRPEDDLLDLCRQLQIVAVWPEGDDYAFTDAA; from the coding sequence GTGGCAGCGAACGATGAGTGGGACATCAAGGTTGGCGACGTCATCAAGCGCGTCGACCTTCACCAGCGGTACGGGGGGCGCCGACAAGGCGGCATCGGACCCTCACGGGTGTCGAGCAATGTGTTCGCGTTCACTGACCCGGCCAAGGGCCACCGTCACGGCTACTTCGACGGATGGGGTGAGGACGGCTGCTTCCACTACGCCGGTGAGGGCCAGATCGGCGATCAGAAGATGACACAGGGCAACCTGTCGATCCTTCGACACCAGGAAGATGGCCGCGCTCTCAGACTGTTCCGCGGCGTGTCCTCAGGCATGTGCGAGTACGTCGGAGAGTTCACCCTCCCCGAGGAGCACCCCTACTACCTGACCGAGGCTCCAGAGACCAACGGAGGCCCGGTTCGCAGCGTCATCATGTTCCGGCTGCGGCCCGTGACCGCCGTGCCCGACATGCGGTCACAGCTCCCGCATACGCCGGCCTCCGAGACAACGGTCTCGGAGCTGGATGTCGAGGCTCAGTACACGGAGCGCATGCTCGTTGAACCCTCTCGGGAGCCGTACGAGGCAGAACGAGCCGAAGCCAAGCTGTTGCTGGCGTTCGCTGAGTACCTGCGCTTGAAGGGCCACGCTGTACATCGGCAACGGATCGCACCGTCCGGCGTCGCGAAGTTTCTCCTTACTGACCTCTACGACGTCACCCAGAACCGGCTCTACGAGGCCAAGGGGTCCGTGGCACGGACCTCGATTCGCATGGCCATCGGCCAGCTCCTCGACTACGCCCGATTCCTTCCTCAGCCTGAGCTCGCGCTGCTCGTTCCTTCACGGCCCGAGGACGACCTACTCGATCTGTGCAGGCAGCTACAGATCGTTGCAGTCTGGCCGGAAGGAGACGACTACGCGTTCACTGACGCGGCCTGA
- a CDS encoding tyrosine-type recombinase/integrase, producing the protein MAGHIQDRWYKTEADDNGRNRRVKTDRFGSGMRYRARYVAPDGTERSRSFPDKQKRLAEAWLNEIAADMNRGQYVDPSAGKVTFQQYATQWLASQTTDPATIVAMELRFRLHAFPHIGSRSLSAFQPGHIRTLARALKDSGIASSYQRVIFANVSAVFTAAVDDGIIARNPCRAGSVKAPKLDARKLKPWTHERVLTVRAGLPAQYATLVDAGAGCGLRQGEIFGLAVDEVDFLGGTVHIVRQVKMIGSHLVFAPPKGGKLRDVPLPDAVSYALAAHITERPPIEVTLPWKAPDGPPVTATLMFYSREHKALNRNYFNMYLWKPALVSAGVIPERLPGERFKQSREHGMHALRHYYASVLLDAGENIKALAEYLGHADPGFTLRTYTHLMPNSQDRARQAIDNAFKVSAGSRQEAA; encoded by the coding sequence ATGGCAGGCCACATCCAAGACCGCTGGTACAAGACCGAAGCGGACGACAACGGCAGGAATCGACGGGTCAAGACTGATCGTTTCGGCAGCGGGATGCGCTACCGCGCCCGCTACGTGGCACCTGACGGAACGGAGCGCAGCCGCTCGTTTCCTGACAAGCAAAAGCGTCTTGCCGAAGCGTGGCTGAACGAGATCGCGGCCGACATGAACCGAGGTCAGTACGTTGACCCATCGGCGGGGAAGGTGACGTTCCAGCAGTACGCCACACAATGGCTCGCGTCGCAGACGACGGACCCGGCCACCATCGTGGCGATGGAGCTGCGGTTTCGCCTGCATGCCTTTCCGCACATCGGCTCGCGCTCCCTCAGCGCTTTCCAACCGGGGCACATTCGCACGCTGGCCCGAGCTCTGAAGGACTCCGGGATCGCGTCGTCGTACCAACGCGTCATCTTCGCCAACGTCTCCGCCGTATTCACCGCGGCTGTTGATGACGGCATCATCGCCCGGAATCCCTGCCGGGCTGGCTCCGTGAAAGCGCCCAAGCTGGACGCCCGGAAGCTCAAGCCGTGGACTCATGAGCGTGTTCTCACGGTCCGGGCCGGCCTCCCCGCTCAGTACGCCACACTCGTGGACGCCGGCGCCGGATGTGGCCTGCGGCAGGGTGAGATCTTTGGGCTCGCGGTCGACGAAGTCGATTTCCTCGGGGGCACCGTCCACATCGTGCGGCAGGTCAAGATGATCGGCTCACACCTCGTGTTCGCTCCGCCCAAGGGCGGCAAGCTCCGAGACGTGCCGCTGCCTGATGCTGTTTCTTACGCACTTGCTGCGCACATCACCGAGCGTCCGCCCATCGAGGTCACGTTGCCGTGGAAGGCACCGGACGGACCGCCCGTTACGGCAACGCTGATGTTCTACTCGCGAGAGCACAAGGCGCTGAACCGCAACTACTTCAACATGTACCTGTGGAAGCCGGCGCTGGTCTCTGCTGGCGTCATCCCTGAGCGTCTGCCGGGGGAGCGGTTCAAGCAGTCCCGCGAGCACGGCATGCATGCGCTGCGGCACTACTACGCGTCTGTTCTCCTGGACGCGGGAGAGAACATTAAGGCCCTCGCTGAGTACCTCGGTCACGCGGACCCGGGCTTCACCCTCCGGACATACACGCATCTGATGCCCAACAGTCAGGACCGTGCCCGACAAGCCATCGATAACGCCTTCAAGGTGTCAGCAGGCTCCAGACAGGAAGCAGCCTAG
- a CDS encoding helix-turn-helix transcriptional regulator, with protein MSRQHMLKGSEAAPQTDPRATLRGGLPDRYLTPTDIAAMFGVPLETVYQWRKKRTGPPGFRIGKHVRYDPADVRAYVTERQHADAGAA; from the coding sequence ATGTCTCGCCAACACATGCTCAAGGGCTCGGAAGCCGCCCCTCAGACGGACCCGCGAGCCACGCTCCGCGGTGGTCTGCCCGACCGGTATCTGACCCCCACCGACATCGCCGCCATGTTCGGCGTCCCCCTCGAAACCGTCTACCAGTGGCGCAAGAAGCGCACCGGCCCGCCCGGCTTCCGCATCGGCAAACACGTGCGTTACGACCCCGCCGACGTACGCGCCTACGTCACGGAACGCCAGCACGCCGACGCCGGCGCTGCCTGA
- a CDS encoding DNA primase family protein, which produces MNTEELPAPSNPMAVARRILPAWQDADGALVCRRWRGSWMRWNGTHWREIDEAQIRKGMYERLEHAVFPVPGRDGQAEERDWAPTKQKISNLLDALGSIALLPSDVDAPAWLDSGGADTSGWGPIVACVNGLLRIRDRELLPHTPGFFNHVSVPFSYDPDATAPEWECFLAQVWPDAPDAVIALQEWFGYVLSGRTDQQKILLMVGPSRSGKGTIARVMKELVGKNNLAGPTLAGLGTNFGLATLIGKPLAVISDARLSGNDSSQVVERLLTISGEDTIDIDRKYREQWTGKLPTRLMMLSNELPHFGDSSGVIARRFIVLNFTVSWLGREDTTLLDRLVAEMPGILNWALDGLARLQRTGRIAEPAASREAVTTMQDTASPTSAFIRERCATGPACTIPVDNLWAIWREWAEDNGVRPGTKQVFGRNLQSAIPQLTLTRPRDGEGRVRTYTGITVRPAPDAAD; this is translated from the coding sequence ATGAACACCGAGGAACTGCCCGCGCCCTCCAACCCCATGGCCGTCGCCCGCCGCATCCTGCCCGCCTGGCAAGACGCGGACGGAGCCCTGGTGTGCCGCCGCTGGCGCGGCTCTTGGATGCGCTGGAACGGCACCCACTGGCGCGAGATCGACGAAGCCCAGATCCGCAAAGGCATGTACGAGCGGCTGGAACACGCCGTCTTCCCAGTACCGGGAAGGGATGGCCAGGCGGAGGAGCGGGACTGGGCCCCGACGAAACAGAAGATCAGCAACCTGTTGGACGCGCTCGGCTCGATCGCGCTGCTTCCCTCCGACGTGGACGCCCCCGCCTGGCTCGACAGCGGCGGCGCCGACACCAGCGGATGGGGGCCGATCGTGGCCTGCGTGAACGGACTGCTCCGTATCCGCGACCGCGAACTCCTGCCGCACACCCCCGGGTTCTTCAACCACGTCTCCGTCCCCTTCTCCTACGATCCGGACGCCACCGCGCCGGAATGGGAATGCTTCCTGGCGCAGGTCTGGCCCGACGCTCCCGACGCCGTCATCGCGCTCCAGGAGTGGTTCGGCTATGTCCTGTCCGGCCGCACGGACCAGCAGAAGATCCTGCTCATGGTTGGTCCGTCCCGCTCCGGAAAGGGCACCATCGCCCGCGTCATGAAGGAGCTGGTCGGCAAGAACAACCTCGCCGGCCCCACCCTCGCCGGACTCGGCACCAACTTCGGACTGGCCACGCTCATCGGTAAGCCGCTCGCGGTCATCTCCGATGCCCGCCTGTCCGGCAACGACAGCAGTCAGGTCGTTGAACGGCTGCTGACCATCTCCGGCGAGGACACCATCGACATCGACCGCAAGTACCGCGAGCAGTGGACCGGCAAGCTGCCCACCCGGCTGATGATGCTGTCCAACGAACTGCCGCACTTCGGCGACTCCTCCGGTGTCATCGCCCGTCGGTTCATCGTCCTCAACTTCACGGTCTCCTGGCTCGGCAGGGAAGACACCACTCTTCTCGACCGGCTCGTTGCCGAGATGCCCGGCATCCTCAACTGGGCCCTGGACGGGCTCGCCCGCCTCCAGCGCACCGGCCGGATCGCCGAACCGGCCGCCAGCCGCGAGGCCGTCACCACCATGCAGGACACCGCGTCCCCCACCTCAGCGTTCATCCGCGAACGCTGCGCCACCGGACCGGCCTGCACGATCCCCGTCGACAACCTGTGGGCCATCTGGCGTGAGTGGGCCGAAGACAACGGCGTCCGCCCCGGCACCAAACAGGTCTTCGGCCGCAACCTCCAGTCCGCGATCCCCCAACTCACCCTCACCCGCCCCCGCGACGGAGAAGGCCGCGTACGGACCTACACCGGCATCACCGTGCGGCCCGCACCCGACGCCGCCGACTGA
- a CDS encoding DNA primase produces MTHSTPPRRDQLRTQPTTPLATALALASRGVPVLPLRVGKAPLGNCPSCTKNACGGRPNMKQAGPCTCPRPCHAWAAATTDPHTLTSKAWATAWKQATAVAYHPAGVRLTVVDIDHADAIAWAHAHLPPTRTVPTTRGQHWIYVGTMPSAHGVRPGVDIKSRMAYARWLGPGTGRMAPLPDAVRALAVRQEATPPPGAVASSPHARAAWDRSVATGCRHTERYVRTGLERGLALVAAHPESGAGSQAFQVARFLAKQHRQCPGPCGVDALAEDIVAAAVAVGVPETYARRAVTNGMNLTAHTAA; encoded by the coding sequence ATGACCCATTCCACCCCGCCCCGACGAGACCAGCTCAGGACACAGCCGACCACCCCCCTGGCCACCGCGCTGGCGCTCGCGTCCAGGGGCGTGCCCGTGCTGCCGCTGCGTGTGGGCAAAGCCCCCTTGGGGAACTGCCCGTCCTGCACCAAGAACGCGTGCGGCGGCCGACCGAACATGAAGCAGGCCGGTCCCTGCACCTGCCCGCGCCCCTGCCACGCATGGGCTGCGGCGACCACCGACCCCCACACGCTCACCTCGAAAGCCTGGGCCACCGCTTGGAAGCAGGCCACCGCCGTCGCCTACCATCCCGCCGGCGTCCGCCTCACCGTCGTCGACATCGACCACGCCGACGCCATCGCCTGGGCCCACGCGCACCTGCCGCCCACCCGCACCGTGCCCACGACCCGCGGCCAGCACTGGATCTACGTGGGCACCATGCCCTCCGCACACGGCGTACGGCCCGGCGTGGACATCAAGTCCCGCATGGCCTACGCCCGCTGGCTCGGCCCCGGCACCGGCCGCATGGCACCTCTGCCCGACGCGGTGCGCGCACTGGCCGTACGACAAGAGGCCACCCCGCCCCCCGGGGCGGTGGCCTCTTCTCCCCATGCCCGAGCAGCCTGGGATCGGTCTGTGGCCACGGGATGCCGCCACACCGAGCGCTACGTGCGCACCGGCCTGGAACGAGGCCTCGCCCTGGTGGCTGCGCATCCCGAGTCCGGCGCCGGATCACAGGCCTTTCAGGTCGCCCGCTTCCTCGCCAAGCAGCACCGCCAATGTCCCGGCCCCTGTGGCGTGGACGCCCTCGCCGAGGACATCGTGGCCGCCGCCGTCGCGGTCGGCGTGCCCGAAACCTACGCACGCCGCGCCGTCACCAACGGCATGAACCTCACTGCCCACACGGCCGCATGA
- a CDS encoding single-stranded DNA-binding protein, translating to MSAGETPLTVVGNLTDDPEIRFTPSGAAMAKFTVASTPRTYDKTTNQWRDGTAMFLRCTAWRDLAEHVGDSLTKGTRVIVTGRLRQHDWQTPENENRSMLGLEVDEVGPSLRFATAKVTRIRSGAPASSPGADAWNTSAPANGGWGTHAATPPATDSKYSDEPPF from the coding sequence ATGTCCGCAGGAGAGACCCCACTGACCGTCGTCGGCAACCTCACCGATGACCCCGAGATCCGCTTCACCCCCAGCGGCGCGGCGATGGCGAAGTTCACCGTCGCCTCGACCCCGCGCACCTACGACAAGACCACCAACCAGTGGCGCGACGGAACCGCGATGTTCCTGCGTTGCACCGCCTGGCGCGACCTGGCCGAGCACGTCGGGGACAGCCTCACCAAGGGCACGCGCGTGATCGTGACCGGCCGCCTGCGTCAGCACGACTGGCAGACCCCCGAGAACGAGAACCGCTCCATGCTCGGCCTGGAAGTCGACGAGGTCGGTCCCTCGCTGCGCTTCGCCACCGCCAAGGTCACCCGCATCCGGAGCGGCGCCCCCGCGTCGTCCCCGGGCGCCGACGCCTGGAACACGAGCGCCCCGGCCAACGGCGGATGGGGCACCCACGCCGCGACCCCTCCGGCGACCGACTCGAAGTACAGCGACGAGCCGCCCTTCTAG
- a CDS encoding MazG-like family protein, whose protein sequence is MSAALWPVTARIVEHLDVANGTDAHEITTRLLKVVEEAGEASAAYIGAMGQNPRKGTTHTYRDVADELCDVIIAATVALHSFTTAPPAVLEAKLHAAARRPDPAAVQGRSDGGAP, encoded by the coding sequence ATGAGCGCAGCCCTGTGGCCCGTCACCGCCCGCATCGTGGAACACCTGGACGTCGCCAACGGCACGGACGCGCACGAGATCACCACGCGCCTGCTGAAGGTCGTTGAGGAGGCTGGCGAAGCGTCCGCCGCGTACATCGGCGCGATGGGCCAGAACCCCCGCAAGGGCACCACCCACACCTACCGCGACGTGGCCGACGAACTGTGCGACGTCATCATCGCCGCCACCGTCGCCCTGCACTCCTTCACCACCGCACCGCCCGCCGTCCTGGAAGCCAAGCTGCACGCCGCCGCCCGCCGCCCGGACCCCGCCGCAGTGCAGGGCCGATCGGACGGAGGCGCGCCGTGA
- a CDS encoding cell division protein FtsK has product MKHPDDENELFNRLEAEMADGPDADPVGKVVDLKSARAARTGSTDPAPDSDADRSPDSATPKSGDSTRDPGDDESGGESVVMVDSPAPAGPGLMDKIRAAKRQDVIPAWARSKPEFVTAAGWLGGYVGHSAAYHAVRLPWYSLRLACQAPAGAAKFIGSALRWVSDAEGDPLRRAAASRENVMEYMTLSRQRDRRVKLRMTLMTAGLILGPILALVLYVLAPAWLTVLSVAALTAGLGFLGAPSDKPVISRAVVTTEVEKLTSGIVERALGALGISEINKALAKGGEGIKFPAPITRDGPGWRADVDLPYGVTVPDILDRREKLASGLRRPLGCVWPEPVADEHAGRMMLWVGDRALNKVPKPAWPLARSGAASLFKALPFGTDQRGRRVDLTLMYDNVLIGAMPGMGKTFALRTLLLAAALDPGTELLTWELKGTGDLDPLKTVSADYGSGADDETAAAALDSIRYVYKDLERRAKVISSLPKDKCPENKVTPSLAANRSLGLHPLVLAIDECQELFSHEKYGKEAGSLCTGIIKRGRALGVILLLATQRPDKDSLPTAISANVGTRFCLRVMGQMENDMVLGTSLYKNGIRATSFTKSDKGIGYLVGAADDPQIVRGYYLDNTEAEAICARARQARIDAGTLRGIAAGQAPERREVAEPLLEDILAVVPADEDKPWNDATVDRLAELRPEKYGVWAALKDSDKARQLTTALKPYGVATGQVARRVNGKQINRTGFERAHIITAIAERDRNRDAG; this is encoded by the coding sequence GTGAAGCACCCCGACGACGAGAACGAACTGTTCAACCGACTCGAAGCCGAGATGGCCGATGGCCCCGACGCCGACCCGGTCGGCAAGGTGGTCGACCTGAAGTCGGCCCGCGCCGCGCGCACCGGATCGACCGACCCGGCACCCGACTCGGATGCCGACCGGTCGCCCGACTCGGCAACGCCTAAGTCGGGCGACTCCACACGCGACCCCGGCGACGATGAGTCGGGGGGCGAGTCGGTCGTGATGGTCGACAGCCCGGCCCCTGCCGGTCCCGGCCTGATGGATAAGATCCGGGCCGCGAAGCGTCAGGACGTTATCCCGGCGTGGGCGCGCTCCAAGCCGGAGTTCGTCACCGCCGCCGGATGGCTGGGCGGCTACGTGGGTCACTCGGCCGCCTACCACGCGGTGCGTCTGCCCTGGTACAGCCTGCGCCTGGCCTGCCAAGCCCCCGCCGGAGCCGCGAAGTTCATCGGCAGCGCACTGCGCTGGGTCTCCGATGCTGAGGGCGACCCGCTGCGGCGGGCGGCGGCCAGCCGCGAGAACGTCATGGAGTACATGACCCTCTCGCGTCAGCGCGACCGGCGGGTCAAGCTCCGCATGACCCTGATGACGGCCGGGCTCATCCTGGGCCCGATCCTCGCCCTCGTCCTGTACGTGCTCGCCCCCGCCTGGCTCACCGTCCTTTCGGTGGCCGCGCTGACAGCCGGGCTCGGCTTCCTCGGTGCCCCCTCCGACAAGCCGGTCATCTCCCGCGCGGTCGTGACCACCGAAGTCGAGAAGCTCACCTCCGGGATCGTCGAACGGGCCCTGGGGGCGCTTGGCATCTCCGAGATCAACAAGGCGCTCGCCAAGGGCGGCGAGGGCATCAAGTTCCCCGCCCCGATCACCCGCGACGGCCCCGGATGGCGCGCGGACGTCGACCTGCCGTACGGCGTGACGGTGCCGGACATCCTGGACCGCCGCGAGAAGCTCGCCTCCGGCCTGCGCCGCCCGCTGGGGTGTGTATGGCCCGAGCCGGTCGCCGACGAGCACGCCGGCCGGATGATGCTGTGGGTGGGCGACCGGGCGCTGAACAAGGTGCCCAAGCCCGCCTGGCCGCTGGCTAGGTCCGGTGCGGCGTCGCTGTTCAAGGCGCTGCCGTTCGGCACGGACCAGCGCGGGCGGCGCGTCGACCTGACGCTGATGTACGACAACGTGCTGATCGGCGCCATGCCCGGCATGGGCAAGACCTTCGCCCTGCGCACCCTGCTGCTCGCCGCGGCCCTCGACCCCGGCACGGAGCTGCTGACCTGGGAGCTGAAGGGCACCGGCGACCTGGACCCGCTCAAGACGGTCTCGGCCGACTACGGCTCCGGCGCGGACGACGAGACCGCCGCGGCGGCGCTGGACTCGATCCGCTACGTCTACAAGGACTTGGAGCGGCGGGCCAAGGTCATCAGCTCCCTGCCCAAGGACAAGTGCCCGGAGAACAAGGTCACCCCGTCCCTGGCCGCCAACCGCTCCCTGGGCCTGCACCCCCTGGTGCTCGCCATCGACGAGTGCCAGGAACTGTTCTCCCACGAGAAGTACGGCAAGGAAGCCGGGTCCCTGTGCACCGGCATCATCAAGCGCGGCCGGGCCCTTGGGGTGATCCTGCTGCTCGCCACGCAGCGTCCCGACAAGGACTCGCTGCCCACCGCCATCAGCGCGAACGTGGGCACCCGCTTCTGCCTGCGGGTCATGGGCCAGATGGAGAATGACATGGTCCTGGGCACCTCGCTGTACAAGAACGGCATCCGCGCCACCTCGTTCACCAAGTCCGACAAGGGCATCGGTTACCTGGTGGGCGCCGCCGATGACCCGCAGATCGTGCGGGGCTACTACCTCGACAACACCGAGGCGGAAGCCATCTGTGCCCGCGCCCGCCAGGCACGCATCGACGCGGGCACGCTGCGCGGCATCGCCGCGGGCCAGGCGCCGGAGCGCCGCGAGGTGGCGGAGCCGCTGCTGGAAGACATCCTCGCCGTGGTCCCGGCCGATGAGGACAAGCCGTGGAACGACGCCACCGTCGACCGGCTCGCCGAACTGCGGCCGGAGAAGTACGGCGTCTGGGCGGCGCTGAAGGACTCAGACAAGGCCCGCCAGCTCACCACGGCGCTCAAGCCGTACGGCGTCGCTACCGGACAGGTCGCCCGACGGGTCAACGGCAAGCAGATCAACCGGACCGGGTTCGAGCGCGCCCACATCATCACCGCGATTGCGGAGCGTGACCGAAACCGGGACGCGGGCTGA
- a CDS encoding DUF2637 domain-containing protein, with translation MTAIENAERAVVPPLTRPELGLAGIGAAAAAGVGSLGFIASFDAVSAAALRWGFATPWMLPVGIDVAIPVFTVANLLLIRMDMALAWVRFVPWALTLITCGLNVAAGDSLWAKLAHGTMPLLWVVFSEIGAHIYAVRIGAVTGRRMDKIRFSRWLLAPLTTFALWRRMTLWEITSYADALTRERERLLARADLREEHGRRWRSKTPRRARVLLKLGERAPAGEWDVQDEQPDPHQDNKPAPKPRRKPPANPRRRTGKTTRRGLDELLAEARELTATWSDAEVDNGEALRKALHCGAKPARHIRDVLTAERAKKPLHAVDTPETTSGAGDEGAAA, from the coding sequence ATGACGGCCATCGAGAATGCGGAGCGTGCGGTGGTGCCGCCGCTGACGCGCCCGGAGTTGGGGCTTGCCGGGATCGGTGCCGCGGCTGCGGCAGGGGTCGGCTCGCTGGGGTTCATCGCCTCGTTCGACGCTGTGTCTGCCGCCGCGCTGCGTTGGGGTTTCGCCACGCCGTGGATGCTGCCGGTCGGTATCGACGTGGCGATCCCGGTGTTCACCGTCGCTAACCTGCTGCTGATCCGGATGGACATGGCCCTCGCCTGGGTGCGGTTCGTGCCTTGGGCCCTCACCCTGATCACGTGCGGGCTAAACGTCGCCGCGGGCGACAGCCTGTGGGCCAAGCTCGCGCATGGCACGATGCCGCTGCTTTGGGTGGTGTTCTCCGAGATCGGCGCGCACATCTACGCCGTGCGCATCGGCGCGGTGACCGGACGCCGGATGGACAAGATCCGCTTCAGTCGGTGGCTGCTCGCCCCGTTGACCACGTTCGCACTGTGGCGGCGCATGACGCTGTGGGAGATCACCTCCTACGCCGACGCACTCACCCGAGAGCGGGAGCGACTGTTGGCCCGCGCGGACCTGCGCGAGGAGCACGGCCGGCGCTGGCGCTCGAAGACACCACGCCGCGCCCGCGTACTGCTCAAGCTCGGAGAGCGCGCTCCCGCCGGGGAGTGGGACGTGCAGGACGAGCAGCCGGACCCGCACCAGGACAACAAGCCCGCCCCCAAGCCGCGACGGAAGCCGCCGGCCAACCCGCGCCGCCGTACGGGCAAGACGACACGGCGGGGCCTGGATGAACTGCTCGCTGAAGCCCGCGAGTTGACCGCCACCTGGTCAGATGCGGAAGTCGACAACGGTGAAGCGCTGCGCAAGGCGCTGCACTGCGGTGCCAAGCCCGCGAGGCACATCCGGGACGTGCTGACCGCCGAGCGCGCCAAGAAGCCACTGCACGCCGTCGACACCCCCGAGACCACATCGGGCGCGGGTGATGAGGGGGCGGCGGCATGA